The genomic window CGACAAATTCGTCAACGCCTTGGCGGAAGAATTCAAAAAAATCAAAGTCGGCCTGCCTTGGGAAGACGACACCCAAATGGGTTCGCAAGTCAACGCCGGTCAGCTTGAAACCATTTTGAAATACGTCAAAATCGGCGAACAGGAAGGCTGCCGCATTATCACCGGCGGTAAGAAAATCGAAGGCGAGTTGGGCAAAGGCGAATTTGTCGAGCCGACCCTGATTGAAGCCGGCAGCAACAGCGCCCGCGTCGCCCAAGAAGAAATCTTCGGCCCGGTTGCCACCGTGATTAAATTCAAAACCGAAGAAGAAGTCATCAAAATGGCCAATGACAGCGAATACGGCTTGGGCGGCGCAGTTTGGAGTACCGACATCAACCGCTGCCTGCGCGTTTCCAATGCGCTGGAAACCGGCCGCGTTTGGGTGAACTGCTACAACCGCCTGCCCGCAGGCGCACCGTTCGGCGGCTACAAAACTTCAGGTATCGGCCGCGAAACCCACAAAATGATGCTCGCTGCTTATACTCAAGTGAAAAATATCTACATTTCCACCCGCGAAGAGCGCGAAGGCTTCTATTGATTGCCTGCTGAACATTGTTTATTGATGTAGAAAAAAAGGTCGTCTGAAATCCGGATTCTGGTTTCAGACGACCTTTTTGTGTTGACTGGAATTTTATGAGTGCTTGTCGTTATAGACAAATAAACCGTCAGGCTTAACTTTGGGAAAGATTAAACTAGTTGCAGGAGATCTATGAAGTCAAAGGGTAAGGGTAATTTCGCTATAGGGTGTTCGCCGTCATGATTAACAGATACTGTTACAAGCCATTTTGCCGGCAATCAGTTGGAAATGTCGAATTCGAGAATCCGACAGTTGCTACGGCAAAAACCGTAGCATGAGAATAGAAACCCGTAGCGTGGGCTTTGCCCATGAATCAAACCTAAAATTGCAGACGACCTTTTTTACCTAGCATCATCGTGGGCAAAGCCCACGCTACAATGCACACCGACGGGGCAATAGGTCGTCTGAAAACAGGGGGGGGGAGCAATTTTTGCCGAAACCTCTACCGTTATTCCCGCGCAGGCGGGAATCCATTTTTTAAATTCAGAAACTGTTTTTCAAATTAAGGTTTCTTAGGTTTTACGATGGATTCCCGCCTGCGCGGGAATGATGAAATTTGATGACATACCGGATTTAAAGTTAAGTATGTTTGCTATAGAAAGCCGGATAAATCCGTTATTTCAAATTTAACGAATTTAAATTTGAAATAACAAATCAAAGGTTGTCTGAAAATCTGTTTTCAGACGGCCTTTTTTGAAATTGCAGTCAGGTCATCGTTACCTTATCGACGTTTCAAATTACCTAATTACCTGAAAGCCTGCCACACCACCCAAGCAATGATTGTCCAAGCAAATACCACTCCCGCTGCCAATATCATCACAAATACCAGCCAGACGGCAATCTCTATCTTACGTCCGGTCAATACGCGCCGTACTTTCCGCCGGCCGCCATGCCGATATGGGCGGCGCAGAACGGAAATGCGCTTTTTGCCGTAACTCAGGAAATCCCAAGTGGCGGCAAAGAGTTCGAGAACGCCAGATACAAAATCCAATACCACTATTTAAACTCCGTAAAATATACTGGCGTTATAGTAAATCCAAACAAGGAATCCCTATTCCGTCATTTACGCGCAGGCGGGAATTCGAGCCCTGATTTATCAGGAATATTTAGAGGTTGCCGCGACTTTAAACTTCTGGATTCCCGCCTGCACGGGAATGACGGTAATTGAATCTTCCCTGTTCCAATCCGCTGTAAAAACGTTTTCAGACGACCTTTTTGATGTTCGGGTTTACAACCCCAACTCCTCCCAAATCTCATCAATCTTAGCCGTAACCGCAGGGTCTTTTTTGATCACACGTCCCCATTCGCGGTCGGTTTCGCCCGGCCATTTGTTGGTTGCATCTAAGCCCATTTTGCCGCCGAGTCCGCTGACGGGGCTGGCGAAGTCCAGATAATCGATGGGCGTGTTTTCCACTAAAACGGTGTCACGCACGGGGTCCATGCGCGTGGTTACGGCCCAGATGACTTCTTTCCAGTCGCGCACGTTCACATCGTCATCGACCACGATGATGAATTTGGTGTACATAAATTGGCGCAGGAACGACCAGCAACCCATCATCACGCGCTTGGCGTGTCCGGCGTACTGTTTTTTCATGCTGACCACCGCAATGCGGTAGGAACAGCCTTCGGGCGGCAGGTAGAAATCGGTGATTTCGGGAAACTGCTTTTGCAAGAGCGGTACGAACACTTCATTCAACGCCACGCCCAAAACGGCGGGTTCGTCGGGCGGTTTGCCTGTGTAGGTGGAATGGTAAATCGAGTTTTCGCGCATGGTGATGCGTTCGACCGTGAACACGGGGAAATGGTCCTGCTCGTTGTAATAGCCCGTGTGGTCGCCGTATGGGCCTTCCAACGCGGTTTCGTTCGGATGGATGACGCCTTCCAGCACGATTTCAGCGCGTGCGGGCACTTGCAAATCGTTGCCGATACATTTCACCAGTTCTGTCCGAGAACCGCGCAGCAGTCCGGCAAACTGGTATTCGCTCAAGGTATCGGGAACGGGCGTTACCGCGCCCAAAATGGTGGCAGGGTCGCAGCCGAGCACGACGGCGACGGGATATGGCGTATCAGGATTGAGTTTGCGGAACTCCTGATAATCCAGCGCGCCGCCGCGATGCGACAGCCAGCGCATAATCAGCTTGTTTTTGCCGATTAACTGCTGGCGGTAAATGCCTAAGTTCTGGCGTTTTTTGTGCGGTCCGCGCGTTACGGTCAAGCCCCACGTTACCAGCGGCGCAACGTCTTTCGGCCAGCAATGTTGAATCGGAAGTTTATACAAATCAACGTCTTCACCTTCCCATACGATTTCCTGACACGGCGCATTTTTCACCACGTTTGGTGCCATGCTCCAAATGTCTTTCAGCAGCGGCAGTTTGGAAAATGCGTCTTTGATGCCTTTGGGCGGTTCGGGTTCTTTCAAATACGCCAGCGTCTGCCCGATTTCGCGCAGTTTGGACACGCTGTCCGCACCCATGCCCATCGCCACGCGTTCGGGCGTACCGAACAGGTTCGCCAACACGGGATAATCGTAGCGCGTGCCGTCGGGCTTAATCGGGTGTTCAAACAACAACGCCGGCCCTTCGGCACGCAGCACGCGGTCGGCGATTTCGGTCATTTCCAAATGCGGGGAAACGGGATGCGCGACGCGCTTGAGTTTGCCCTGCTGCTCGAGCAAGGCGATGAAGTCGCGTAGGTCTTTGTATTTCATGTTGATCCTTATTTGAGGTCGTCTGAAAGCCGGAGTTTGGATTTCAGACGACCTGAAACGTCAATTTTTTGTCAAATTCTTTACAGAAGTTTTAATCGGTTCCGAAGCAAATTTATGGTTTACCTATAACTACCAATTCACGCGCACTGCCCTGCTGCCGAGCAGTTTTTCCAGTTCGTCGAATAACGCGGAGCTGGGTGTCACCATCCATTTCGGCGGCACTTGAAACTTGCCCGACGCTTTGTCGTTGCTGTACGACAGTTGCAGCGGGATGTGCGATGTGTCGGGCAGGCGGTGGGCGGTGAGGATGGCGGCGAGGCGTGCGATGTCGTGGCCGGGGGCAAGGGCGAGGCTGAGGCTGCGGGCGTAGCGTTCGCGCGCCATTTGCAGGGTCATGACTTGGTTTGCCATGATGCGCAGCCCGTCGCCGCCGCCGTAGTCGTCGCGGCTGACTTTGGATTCGATAATCAGTACTTGGTCGGATTTGAGGTAGTCGGCGCAGTTTTCCAGCGTCTGGCCGCTGACCATGATTTCAATCTGTCCGCTCAAATCTTCGAGGCTGACGAAGGCGATTTTTCCGCGCTTACCCATCATGGTGCGCACGGCGGTAACGAATCCGGCGAGGCGCACGCTGTCTTGCGGTTTCAGACGGCCTAATTTGGTCGGGGCGATTTGGCGGACTTCTTGGGCATACGGGCCGAACGGGTGGCCAGACAGGTAGAAGCCGATGACGGTTTTTTCTTCGGCGAGTTTTTCCGATTCGCTCCACATGGGTGCATCGATGAGCTGCACCGGTTCGATGGCGTCTTCCATCATGTCAAACAGCCCGCCCTGATTGGCGTTGGCGGCTTTTTGGTCGGCGTTGTTCATGGCGAGGTCGATGTTTGCCAAGAGCATGGCGCGGTTGGGTTCGATGCTGTCGAACGCGCCGCCGCGTATCAGGGCTTCGAGGGTGCGGCGGTTCATGTGTTCTTTGCCGACGCGCTCGCAGAAGTCCAAGAGGCCGGTAAACTTGCCGCCGCTTTGCCGCGCGGCGATGATGGATTCGACGGCGGCTTCGCCCGTGCCTTTAATTGCGCCGAGTGCGTAGCGGATTTTCATGTTCGGATACGGCGTGAAGCGGTAGTCGGATTCGTTGATGTCGGGCGGCAGGAACTCGATGCCGTTGGCGCGGCAGTCGTCGTAGAAATGCTTGAGCTGGTCGGTGTTGTCCAATTCAGACGACATGGTCGCCGCCATAAATTCGGCGGGGTAATGGGCTTTGAGCCATGCGGTCTGGTAGGAAATCAGGGCGTAGGCGGCGGCGTGGGATTTGTTGAAACCGTAGCCGGCGAATTTTTCCATATAGTTGAAGATTTCGTCGGATTTTTCGCGCGAAATGCCTTGTTTTGCCGCGCCTTCGGCGAAGATTTCGCGGTGTTTCACCATTTCTTCGGGCTTTTTCTTACCCATGGCGCGGCGCAGCAAGTCCGCACCGCCGAGCGAGTAGCCGCCGATAATCTGTGCCGCCTGCATCACTTGTTCCTGATACACCATAATCCCGTAGGTCGGCGCGAGGATGCCTTCCAGCAGCGGGTGGATGTATTGGAATTCCTGCCCCTTCATACGCGCGACGAAGTCGGGGATGTTGTCCATCGGGCCGGGGCGGTAGAGCGATACGAAGGCGATGAGTTCTTCAAACTTGGTGGTGTGCGCCGTTTTCAGCATTTTTTTCATGCCGGTCGATTCGAACTGGAATACGGCGGTAGTGTTTGCGTCGCGGAAGATTTTGTAGGCGGCTTGGTCATCGAGCGGGATTTTGCCGACATCGACAATATCGCCGGTGGTGTTTTTGATGTTGTTCTGCGCCATTTCGATAATGGTCAGGTTGCGCAGGCCCAAAAAGTCGAACTTCACCAAACCCACGTCTTCCACGTCGCCCTTGTCGTACATGGATACGGGCGAGGCGGATTCGTCCGCCTGATACACGGGGCTGTAATCGGAAATCTTGCCCGGCGCAATCAACACGCCGCCCGCGTGCATACCCAAACCGCGCGTCAAATCTTCCAGCTTTTTCGCCAGCGTAATCAGTTCGTCCGCTTCTTCCGCTTCAATCAATTCCTGAATCTGCGGCTCCGCCTTCATCGCGTCGTCCAAACCCAAAGGTTTGTTGGCTTCCAGCGGAATCAGCTTCGACAATTTGTCGCACAGGGTAAACGGCAGCTCCAGCACGCGCCCTACGTCGCGTATCACCGCTTTGGACGACATCGTGCCGAAGGTCACAATCTGGCTCACCGCCTGCGCGCCGTATTTGTCGCGCACATACTCAATCACGCGCCCGCGGTTGCTTTGGCAAAAGTCCACATCGAAGTCGGGCATGGAGACACGTTCTGGGTTTAAGAAACGCTCGAACAGCAGCGCGTATTTGAGTGGATCAAGGTCGGTAATCTTCAGCGAATACGCCACCAGCGAACCCGCGCCCGAACCGCGTCCCGGTCCCACCGGACAGCCGTGCGTTTTCGCCCAGTTGATAAAGTCTTGTACGATAAGAAAATAGCCGGGGAATTTCATCTGGATGATGATGTTCAACTCAAAATCCAGCCGCTCCTGATATTCCGGCATTTTCGCCGCCCGTTCCGCCTCGTCGGGATAAAGCTGAACCATGCGTTCCTGCAAACCCTCGTTGGACAGTTTCACCAGATAATCATCCAGCGACAGACCGTCGGGCGTCGGGAACAGGGGCAGGAAGTTTTTGCCCAGCGTGATATGGATATTGCAGCGTTTGGCGATTTCCACCGTGTTTTCCAAGGCTTCCGGCAAGTCGGCGAAACGCTCCAGCATCGTTTCCGGCGGAATGAAAAACTGGCTCGGCGTGAAATCGCGCGGACGTTTCTTGTCCGTCAGCACCCAGCCGCCCGCGATGCACACCCGCGCCTCGTGCGCGTTGAAATCGTCGCGGCTCATAAACTGCGTCGGATGCGTCGCCACCACCGGCAAACCCAACTCCTCCGCCAGCTTCACGCTGCCCGAAACGCAAGCCTCCCATTCGGGACGCTCGGGCAGGCGTTGCAGCTCCAGATAAAACGCATCGGGAAACCACGCCGCATACTTCAACGCCGCCGCACGCGCCGCGTCTTCATTGCCGTTCAACAGATTCACGCCCACTTCGCCGTAATGCGCGCCGCTCAAACAAATCAAGCCGCTGTTGTCGCCGTTTTCCAGCCATTCGGGATTGAGTTCCGCATGATGGACATTGCGGTCTTTGCCGACATAAGCCGCCGTCAAAAGTTCGCTCAAGCGCAGATAGCCCGCATCGTTGCGGATAATCAGCATGGCGCGGAACGGCTTGTCGGGCGCATTCGGATTGCCTATCCACACGTCCGCCGCCCCGACAGGCTTAATCCCCGCGCTGCGGCAGGCTTTATAGAATTTCACCAAACCGAATTCGTTCATCAAATCGCTGATGCCCAAAGCAGGCAAACCGTATTCCTGCGCTTTGGCAATCAGTTTTTTAATCCGCACCATACCGTCGGTAATCGAAAACTCGGTATGCAGGCGCAGCGGGATGTAGGTCGGCTCGGTCATGGCAAAATCGGCGTGAACAATAAAAGGCGTATTGTAGCAGGGTTGGAAAAAGGTCGTCTGAAAACGAGTGAAGCGGGGTTTGCCAAAACGAACAAAGTGAGTTTCGCTAAAACGAGCACGGCGGGTTTTCAGACGACCTTGAAAGAAAAATGGTATGTAAAACAGAAAAAATTTTTCATTCTATTTAAATTTTATAAAAAACAAAATAAAAACCGACCAATGTACAAATTTAGCATTCAAACGGTATGAAATTTCCGAAATTTTACGATTTAATTACAACAAAATCCGATATTAAAATATGAAAAACGGGAATTAATATTGCATTTGCAATTCCAGCGGGTACAATGACGCAAAATGCCTATCGGCATAGAGAATGCGGTTTCCTGCATATTTCAATATTAATAAAGACCGCCTGATACGGTCGTATCGTGTTTCAAAAGGGATATATCGGAATGCTCCATACCAAAGTCGTCGTCGTCGGTAGTATCAACATGGATTTAGTAACCCGCGCCACCCAATTCGCGCGCGCGGGCGAGACTTTGCTGGGAAGCTCATTCCATCGCTACATGGGAGGCAAAGGTGCCAACCAAGCAGTTGCCGCCGCACGCCTAGGTGCATGCGTAACCATCATCGGTGCAGTCGGCGACGACGATTTCGGACTGGAAATGGTAACCAACCTCCGCCACGAAGGTATATGTACCGATTATGTCCAAACCATCATGGGACAAAACAGCGGCATGGCAAACATTACCGTTGCCGACGAAGAAAATTCCATCATCGTTATTGCCGGCGCAAATATGTATCTGACCGTTGCCGACATCGAAGCCGCAGAAGAACGGTTTGCCGAAGCCGACATCATCCTCAGCCAGCTTGAAATTCCGATGGAGTGCGTGATGGCCGCATCAAGGCTGGCAGCAAAATACAATAAACCCTTTATCCTCAATCCTGCGCCCGCCCGCGCCATCCCAAAAGAATTGCTGGAGCAAATTACTATCTTAACGCCCAACCGCTACGAGCTTGCCGCCAGCCTGGGAGCGCCGCAAGGCTTGTCCCCCGAAGAGTTGATTTTGAAATCCCCCTGTCCCGTCCTGATGACTTCAGGCAGTAAAGGCGCCGTATATAAAGACCCTAAAGGCCGCCTACGCCATGTTTCAGGTTTTAAAGTACAAACCTCTGACACCACAGGTGCCAGCGATGCCTTCAACGGTGCATTAGCAGTATTCTGGCACGAAGGCATAGACATCGCCGTACGCAAGGCCTGTGCCGCTGCCGCCCTGTCTATTACCCGCTCTGGCGCACAAAACGGAATGCCTTTCGAGTTCGAATTAAGCGGCTTCCTCGCCTCTCAAAAATAAGGTTTGATGCGGCATATTTCTCCCTTAGTCAACATCGTCTGAAACTGCCACAGATAAATAAATCGGAAATTAAGGTTTAATCTTCTCGGTACATAAATAAACAGTCATCACAATATAGTGGATTAACTTTAAACCGGTACGGCGTTACCTCGCCTTGCCGTACTATCTGTACTGTCTGCGGCTTCGTCGCCTTGTCCTGATTTAAATTTAATCCACTATAAAAACGTCGTCTGAAAACCCTTTTTCAAGTTTTCAGACGACGTTTTCTTATTTTCCTATCAACGCGTTACCGGTTTATATTTAATCCGTTTCGGTTTCGCACCCTCTTCGCCCAAACGGCGTTTCTTATCGGCTTCATATTCCTGATAGTTGCCGTCGAAGAACACCCATTTCGAATCGCCTTCGCAAGCCAAGATATGCGTGGCGATGCGGTCGAGGAACCAGCGGTCATGCGAAATCACCATTACGCTGCCGGCAAATTCCAGCAATGCGTCTTCCAGCGCGCGCAGGGTTTCTACGTCGAGGTCGTTGGACGGTTCGTCCAGTAGCAAGACATTGCCGCCGCTCAACAAGGTTTTCGCCAAGTGCAAACGTCCGCGTTCACCGCCGGAAAGCTGCCCCGCGATTTTGCTTTGGTCGCTGCCTTTGAAGTTGAAGCGTCCCAAATACTGGCGGGCGGGAATTTCAAACTGCCCGACCTGCAAAATGTCGCGACCTTCAGCAATGTTGTCGAATACGGTTTTGTCGTTTTGCAAACCTTCGCGGCTTTGGTCAATCAGGCTCATTTTCACGGTTTGCCCGATTTTCACTTCACCTGAATCGGGCTGCTCTTTGCCCGCAATCATTTTGAACAGCGTCGATTTACCCGCGCCGTTCGGACCGATGATGCCGACAATCGCGCCCGCGGGCACTTTGAAGCTCAAATCGTCAATCAGCACTTTGTCGCCAAACGATTTGGAAACGTTCACAAATTCAATCACTTCGTTACCCAAACGCTCGGCGACGGGAATGAAGATTTCCTGCGTTTCATTGCGTTTTTGGTATTCGTAGTTGCTCATTTCCTCAAAACGCGCCAAACGCGCTTTAGACTTGGCTTGGCGGCCTTTGGCATTTTGGCGCACCCATTCCAATTCCTGCTTCATCGCCTTCACGCGCGCGGCTTCGGATTTTGCCTCGTTTTCCAAGCGTTTTTCTTTCTGCTCCAGCCAAGACGAGTAATTGCCTTTCCACGGAATACCGTGGCCGCGGTCGAGTTCCAAAATCCATTCGGCGGCGTTGTCGAGGAAGTAGCGGTCGTGTGTTACGGCAACGACTGTGCCGGGGAAGCGCACCAAGAATTGCTCCAGCCATTCGACCGATTCCGCATCCAAGTGGTTGGTCGGCTCGTCCAGCAGAAGCATGTCGGGCTTGCTCAACAAGAGTTTACACAAAGCGACGCGGCGTTTTTCACCGCCGGACAAATTGCCGATTTTGGCATCCCATTCCGGCAGGCGCAGCGCATCGGCGGCGATTTCCAATTCGTGTTCCGCACCGCCGCCCGTGGACGAACCCGCCGCGATAATCGCTTCCAAGCGGCCCTGTTCTTCCGCCAGCGCGTCAAAATCCGCATCGGGATTGGCATACTCGGCATACACTTCTTCCAAACGTTTCTGCGCGGCGGCTACTTCGCCCAAACCGCTTTCCACTTCCTCACGCACGGTTTTTTCCGGATCAAGCTCCGGCTCTTGCGGCAGGTAGCCGATTTTAATGCCGCCCATCGGCACGGCTTCGCCCTCAAATTCCTTATCCACACCCGCCATAATCCGCAGCACGGTGGACTTACCCGCGCCGTTCAAACCGAGCAAACCGATTTTCGCGCCGGGGAAGAAAGAAAGGGAAATATCTTTAATGATGGTTTTCTGCGGCGGCACAACCTTGCTCACTCGCAGCATAGAATAGACGTATTGTTGGGACATGGTTTTCTCAATTCGGTCAAACAAATTTCAGACGACCCATTTTAACCGATTGCACCGATTGTTGCTTGCACGGATGATATTTAGAGGGGAAACAGATGGAATGGATTGATTTGTTCGGATTTGAAAGAAGGTCGTCTGAAATAGTGGTTTCAGACGACCTTTGAGCAAGAAAAATTACGAGTGGCATTTGCCGTCGAAGTTTCAAGGTTTAACCAAACACGTGCACCGAATGCTGGATATGATCGTCATGATTGACGGCTTCATACTCAAAGAAACCCGCACTCGTCATTTTACCAGTATGAAAATGCAGCACGCTCGTTTCGATGAATTTGAAAACTGGCTGCGCGGCTGGGAAAACGTGGAAAGTGCGGACAAAACCAGTGGCGACACCTGTTGTCAAATTGTGTACGCCACAGACAATTTGGCCGAACTGGAACATTTTTTGAGCCAATTGCTGCAACACGGTACATACCGCCTGCACAGCAGCATCCGGCGTATGAAGTAATTTTTAGACATGCCTCCACCTCCTCATGCGACCTGCACATTAAGCCGCATGAAAACACAAACCGCACAAAGCAAGCCTGCATTTCAATTTCCAAAGTGCAGGCTGCTTTTGGCGTTTCAGGTAGCCCTTGGACGGTTTTCAAACACTGTATCCCGTCCCCATTCTTCCGCCAAAAAATCCACAAACGCCCGGATTTTCGGGCTGACGGCACGTCCTGCGTAATAGACGGCGTTGAACGGGGTCGGCACGACAAGTCGGCGGTCGGGAAAGAGTTCCGTCAGCCGTCCTGCTGCCAAATCCGCGTCCACCGTGAAATCGGGCAGGCTGGCGATGCCTTGCCCGGACAGGCAGAGCCGTTTGACCGTCTCGCAACTGTCGGCGCAGAGTTTCGGGCGGGCGGTGTATGCCTGTCCGTCGTCGCAGGCTATGTCCCACACGTTCAGCACGCTCGGCTCGCAATAGCCCAAGCAGCAGTGCCGTTCCAATTCGGAAGGGTTCTGCGGCATGCCGTGTTGCGCCAGATAATCGGGCGCGGCGACCACTCTGCGGTAGCTGTCGAACAGGGGGCGCACGCGCAGGGACGAATCGTCCAGCCGTCCCGCGCGGATGGCGACATCGACCCTGCGTTCAATCAGGTCGATGCGGTTTTCAGACGAGGTCAGCGACACGTCCACCTGCGGATAACGGCGGCAAAACGCCCCGATGAGCGGCACAAGGCGGTTCAACACCAGCGCGGTGGCGGCATCGACACGCAGCAAACCCTGCGGCACACCGCTTGCCGCGCGGATTTCCGCTTCCGCCTGTGCCATGTCTTCCAGAATCTTTTTGGCGCGGCGGAAATACTGCGCGCCTTCTTCGGTAGTGCTGATTTGACGCGTGGTGCGGTTGAGCAGGGTAACGCCAAGCTTGGCTTCCAGCCGCTTCACGCTGCGGCTGACGGCGGAATTGTCAGTCTCCAGCACTGCCGCCGCGCGGGTAAAACCACCGTTTTCCACCACGGCAACGAAAAAACGGAGGTCGTCTGAATGGGTTTGCATTATTTTTTGATTTTTAAATTTAAAATGTTTAGTTATATTGGAGGCAATCTATAACGATGTTACTTCCTTGCTGTAAAATTCTTGAATAATTTTATCTAAATCCATAGGTAAACAATCCATATATAGATACTGCATTTGGACAATAGGAAATAAAGATAACCCACTTCCATCACACATTGTTCCCTGCAACATTGCATTTAATGTCTGAATTCCATTAGAGTTTTGTACAATTTGAATGAGCATGGGTTCAATATAACCATCCCGCTGCCGATTGAAAGCGTGCATTCCACCATGTATGAATGAATTGGTCGGCTTAATGTGCCGTTCTCTAAATTCTTGAAATAACTGAACTGCTTTTTTCGGTAATTTTCCTGTGTCAACGGCTTTATTCAAATCTGCCAGCATTTCCGTAATATTAGGCATCCAATTCTCTATTTTCTTAACATTCTGTTCAGAAATCGGTTGATGTAAGGCATCGACACGTTCGTCTTTCGCAT from Neisseria sp. DTU_2020_1000833_1_SI_GRL_NUU_006 includes these protein-coding regions:
- the dnaE gene encoding DNA polymerase III subunit alpha, which produces MTEPTYIPLRLHTEFSITDGMVRIKKLIAKAQEYGLPALGISDLMNEFGLVKFYKACRSAGIKPVGAADVWIGNPNAPDKPFRAMLIIRNDAGYLRLSELLTAAYVGKDRNVHHAELNPEWLENGDNSGLICLSGAHYGEVGVNLLNGNEDAARAAALKYAAWFPDAFYLELQRLPERPEWEACVSGSVKLAEELGLPVVATHPTQFMSRDDFNAHEARVCIAGGWVLTDKKRPRDFTPSQFFIPPETMLERFADLPEALENTVEIAKRCNIHITLGKNFLPLFPTPDGLSLDDYLVKLSNEGLQERMVQLYPDEAERAAKMPEYQERLDFELNIIIQMKFPGYFLIVQDFINWAKTHGCPVGPGRGSGAGSLVAYSLKITDLDPLKYALLFERFLNPERVSMPDFDVDFCQSNRGRVIEYVRDKYGAQAVSQIVTFGTMSSKAVIRDVGRVLELPFTLCDKLSKLIPLEANKPLGLDDAMKAEPQIQELIEAEEADELITLAKKLEDLTRGLGMHAGGVLIAPGKISDYSPVYQADESASPVSMYDKGDVEDVGLVKFDFLGLRNLTIIEMAQNNIKNTTGDIVDVGKIPLDDQAAYKIFRDANTTAVFQFESTGMKKMLKTAHTTKFEELIAFVSLYRPGPMDNIPDFVARMKGQEFQYIHPLLEGILAPTYGIMVYQEQVMQAAQIIGGYSLGGADLLRRAMGKKKPEEMVKHREIFAEGAAKQGISREKSDEIFNYMEKFAGYGFNKSHAAAYALISYQTAWLKAHYPAEFMAATMSSELDNTDQLKHFYDDCRANGIEFLPPDINESDYRFTPYPNMKIRYALGAIKGTGEAAVESIIAARQSGGKFTGLLDFCERVGKEHMNRRTLEALIRGGAFDSIEPNRAMLLANIDLAMNNADQKAANANQGGLFDMMEDAIEPVQLIDAPMWSESEKLAEEKTVIGFYLSGHPFGPYAQEVRQIAPTKLGRLKPQDSVRLAGFVTAVRTMMGKRGKIAFVSLEDLSGQIEIMVSGQTLENCADYLKSDQVLIIESKVSRDDYGGGDGLRIMANQVMTLQMARERYARSLSLALAPGHDIARLAAILTAHRLPDTSHIPLQLSYSNDKASGKFQVPPKWMVTPSSALFDELEKLLGSRAVRVNW
- the ubiD gene encoding 4-hydroxy-3-polyprenylbenzoate decarboxylase produces the protein MKYKDLRDFIALLEQQGKLKRVAHPVSPHLEMTEIADRVLRAEGPALLFEHPIKPDGTRYDYPVLANLFGTPERVAMGMGADSVSKLREIGQTLAYLKEPEPPKGIKDAFSKLPLLKDIWSMAPNVVKNAPCQEIVWEGEDVDLYKLPIQHCWPKDVAPLVTWGLTVTRGPHKKRQNLGIYRQQLIGKNKLIMRWLSHRGGALDYQEFRKLNPDTPYPVAVVLGCDPATILGAVTPVPDTLSEYQFAGLLRGSRTELVKCIGNDLQVPARAEIVLEGVIHPNETALEGPYGDHTGYYNEQDHFPVFTVERITMRENSIYHSTYTGKPPDEPAVLGVALNEVFVPLLQKQFPEITDFYLPPEGCSYRIAVVSMKKQYAGHAKRVMMGCWSFLRQFMYTKFIIVVDDDVNVRDWKEVIWAVTTRMDPVRDTVLVENTPIDYLDFASPVSGLGGKMGLDATNKWPGETDREWGRVIKKDPAVTAKIDEIWEELGL
- a CDS encoding LysR substrate-binding domain-containing protein encodes the protein MQTHSDDLRFFVAVVENGGFTRAAAVLETDNSAVSRSVKRLEAKLGVTLLNRTTRQISTTEEGAQYFRRAKKILEDMAQAEAEIRAASGVPQGLLRVDAATALVLNRLVPLIGAFCRRYPQVDVSLTSSENRIDLIERRVDVAIRAGRLDDSSLRVRPLFDSYRRVVAAPDYLAQHGMPQNPSELERHCCLGYCEPSVLNVWDIACDDGQAYTARPKLCADSCETVKRLCLSGQGIASLPDFTVDADLAAGRLTELFPDRRLVVPTPFNAVYYAGRAVSPKIRAFVDFLAEEWGRDTVFENRPRAT
- a CDS encoding Lrp/AsnC ligand binding domain-containing protein, which translates into the protein MLDMIVMIDGFILKETRTRHFTSMKMQHARFDEFENWLRGWENVESADKTSGDTCCQIVYATDNLAELEHFLSQLLQHGTYRLHSSIRRMK
- a CDS encoding ribokinase, which codes for MLHTKVVVVGSINMDLVTRATQFARAGETLLGSSFHRYMGGKGANQAVAAARLGACVTIIGAVGDDDFGLEMVTNLRHEGICTDYVQTIMGQNSGMANITVADEENSIIVIAGANMYLTVADIEAAEERFAEADIILSQLEIPMECVMAASRLAAKYNKPFILNPAPARAIPKELLEQITILTPNRYELAASLGAPQGLSPEELILKSPCPVLMTSGSKGAVYKDPKGRLRHVSGFKVQTSDTTGASDAFNGALAVFWHEGIDIAVRKACAAAALSITRSGAQNGMPFEFELSGFLASQK
- the ettA gene encoding energy-dependent translational throttle protein EttA, with the translated sequence MSQQYVYSMLRVSKVVPPQKTIIKDISLSFFPGAKIGLLGLNGAGKSTVLRIMAGVDKEFEGEAVPMGGIKIGYLPQEPELDPEKTVREEVESGLGEVAAAQKRLEEVYAEYANPDADFDALAEEQGRLEAIIAAGSSTGGGAEHELEIAADALRLPEWDAKIGNLSGGEKRRVALCKLLLSKPDMLLLDEPTNHLDAESVEWLEQFLVRFPGTVVAVTHDRYFLDNAAEWILELDRGHGIPWKGNYSSWLEQKEKRLENEAKSEAARVKAMKQELEWVRQNAKGRQAKSKARLARFEEMSNYEYQKRNETQEIFIPVAERLGNEVIEFVNVSKSFGDKVLIDDLSFKVPAGAIVGIIGPNGAGKSTLFKMIAGKEQPDSGEVKIGQTVKMSLIDQSREGLQNDKTVFDNIAEGRDILQVGQFEIPARQYLGRFNFKGSDQSKIAGQLSGGERGRLHLAKTLLSGGNVLLLDEPSNDLDVETLRALEDALLEFAGSVMVISHDRWFLDRIATHILACEGDSKWVFFDGNYQEYEADKKRRLGEEGAKPKRIKYKPVTR